The proteins below come from a single Afipia felis ATCC 53690 genomic window:
- a CDS encoding SDR family NAD(P)-dependent oxidoreductase produces MMRLKGKVAIVTGGASGIGKAMCKAFAAEGANVVVVDIDEQKGKEAAKEIAGQSTSLQADVTNSASMNKMAEEVDRQFGRIDILVNNVGVRITKPFLDHTDADWNTMIQTNLTGPFLCSRAVVPFMKRAGKGRIINTASIASFVGRPNRVAYVSAKAGLLGMTRAMAIDLGPMGITCNAIAPGSINSPMNAAQAADAEHDWGKETPMGRWGTAEDIANAAVFLALDESSYITGAELKVDGGWVSTKARAGELA; encoded by the coding sequence CTTCGCTGCGGAAGGTGCGAATGTTGTCGTGGTCGACATCGACGAGCAGAAGGGCAAAGAGGCGGCAAAGGAAATCGCCGGACAGAGCACCAGCCTGCAGGCGGACGTGACGAATTCGGCCTCCATGAACAAGATGGCGGAAGAAGTCGATCGCCAGTTCGGCCGGATCGACATCCTCGTCAATAACGTTGGTGTGCGTATCACCAAGCCGTTTCTGGATCATACGGATGCCGACTGGAATACGATGATCCAGACCAACCTCACCGGGCCATTTCTGTGCTCCCGCGCCGTGGTGCCGTTCATGAAACGCGCAGGCAAGGGCAGAATCATCAACACGGCCTCGATCGCAAGTTTTGTCGGCCGGCCAAATCGCGTTGCTTACGTTTCGGCAAAGGCAGGTCTCCTTGGCATGACGCGGGCGATGGCGATTGATCTCGGTCCGATGGGAATTACCTGCAACGCTATTGCGCCCGGGTCCATCAATTCGCCGATGAACGCTGCCCAGGCAGCAGATGCCGAGCATGATTGGGGCAAGGAAACGCCCATGGGTCGCTGGGGAACGGCGGAGGACATCGCCAATGCCGCGGTTTTCCTGGCGCTCGACGAATCCAGCTACATCACTGGAGCAGAGTTGAAAGTTGACGGCGGCTGGGTGTCCACCAAGGCCAGAGCGGGAGAGCTGGCGTAA